TGATATCTGGAATCCTCAAGTTTTAATAAGAAGCAAGTGACTATCTACTCTGCTGATCATTGTTTGCATGCTAAAGCACTTTCACATGAGGTTTTCTATTGAAGTACCTTAGGAAATAAGCACTTGAGGCTTTGTGATGGTATTTTACCAGTAAACATCGAGTGCAAAAGTCAACGCGTAGTGGTCAAGTTCGTTGACATTTACTTATGCTCCAAAATGATATACGCTTGGCCTTGGAGATGACAATGACGCATATTGGCAAGATTTTAGCTATGCCAATTGTTCGCTTAGAccttaatcttaatttttttgctctCCTTATATAAATGGAAGGGCTTAAGCTGAGTTTGAAACCTTGACATTGGGATTCTGCCTTGACAAAAGGGGCCTTGGGTGAAGCGTTTATGTTGAAAGTAAATGTTGTTTGGTATTTGGTATTTCAAGCACTTAATTGTGGAGAAACTATAAAATGAAACCagagataaagaaaaaagaaggagaagtgCAGAGAACTAGAGAATCGTCAAGGGCATGGTAGGGCCATGATGTAAGGCCTAAATGAACATCCAGCTGCTTAATGAGAATAAAATCCTAATAAGAAACATCTAGTTATATAGAAACTCAATAAAATTCTAATGAGAATCAAATCCTAAAAGATATAAGACTACTAATATATGTAAGAGACGAATCCTAATCCCTTAGGACTGTTACTTGATTTGTGAAGTCAATCTTCCATCAAAACTCCATTAGGAACATCAATATATGAGTTGTGAGATTTGATGAGATCATTgttaactattctaaaagcttaacctattattttttttaaagacatggtttattatttaaatataccGACACTCCTCCTCATGCTTAGTCTGGTCTTCTTGCCTAGTACTaatcatggaaatttaattTGGGAGGCAAATGGGGCCTAAAACGTTTTGAACTTAGGACCTCTAGCTTTGATactatgtgaaattttatggaaccattgccaattgttctaaaagtttgaGCTATTGGATGATGGCGTGGtttattctttaaaaatattataacatTAGCAAATATCTTTTTGCATGGATTTATTGGCTGCATCAGAGATCTTGTGAAGAAAACTTATCTTCTgaaattctatttttcctttttcatcagaGTGCATTGGTTCGACAGATTTTGTGGAGAAAGGAACAGAGAATGTTGTTTTTAGAACCTGCAAGCAAGAACGGGATCGGGTAGTCTTTCAAATGGGTACTTCCGATGCCATGAGGGCTCTACGTGCTGCAGAAATAGTGTAAGTGACATGTGATATTTTGCCTTGGAATATGATAATATGTTAGTCTGACAACTCTCTTTCTCTTGAGTTGAGTGATTCACCTTTAATGGCATTTTAAGATTCTTCAGGGAAGCTATCAAgcaatcattatttttttccgcACTTTTAGTTATGCTGTCACACCAATTAGGAGCTCTGAAATGCTGATTTGCTGCTAGCCATGAAGTATCTGTCACACAAGTAGGCAGCATGCTGGGGCAATCTTGGTACTTTATTAGTTGTAGTATCGTCACACTTCAACAGGAGTGAATAGTCAATGGAGCAAGATTTACTATTAAATGAGCTTTTGCAGTTTGGCTTGTTAAATAAACTAGATTGTCTCACAACGATTTTGTTTCATTTGGTTTGCAGTTGGGTTGACCTGGGAATGGTACAGGCATGCTGGAAATGCCCTTCTATGTAAATTCTGTGAATTGAAGCAATTTTGTTATAAATGGGATTATGAAACTCATTTGTTTTGAAAATGCCTCAAAATGCTATCTCTGATGGcatgtattattaattgaaaagaaTGACAGATTTTAATCCTAAGGAGGAAATGAAATAGGCGGGAGAATTTTAACCAAATAAATATAGTGGTATAAAGAGGATCAAATGGAAGTTTGTAAATGGTTGCAAGTGTATCCTTGCGTTGTTCATCCTATTCTTGTACGGTTGGAATTTGACTTAACATTGAACTCCCGAAACTGTTAAGACAGGCAAATATGGATGCGTAAAGTCATTTGAAAACATATATCCATGGAGTTTGCTTAGTGGTGAAGCAATGGACATGTATGTGTGAACTAGTTGCATAGCATAGTTTTGACTTTCCACACAAGCGAAAACAACCAATCCCATGTTTGCACCACCTATTTAAGGTTTGGCTCATCTTACATGAGTTTGTTGGGCATTTATGGGTTAGGGGTTTATCTACTTAAGATTTGTTTCTAtttaagagaattttttttacttagaaattagaattaattttaCGTTTTGGTGGGAAAGCAAAACTTTGGAGAGAGAGCAAACTAATTACTTAGCTTAAGCTCTCCCAAACACAGCTTTAAGTTCAGCTGTGGAGCTTTCTTGCAAAGATTATCCATGGATAAGCTGTGTACATGACCTGCTTAAAGAAATTACTCctagttttttaaaattaacgTGGCCTGGTAGAAGCTGGTGAAGGCAGACCacaaaatgtaagaaaaatatACATTGCCTACCTGTAAAACAGTCCATTGTCCCATGACATAGCTCACTTATTAAATGTATCAAATTAGCTATTTTAACCTGCATGTAGAAGAATcggatttttcaatttaaatttcacaAAACCTTTTAGATGTGTTAGATGTCTCTGGAAAAATTTACACAGTTGTGTTTCAGTTGTAAGTGAATTTTTTCTTGAATGTGTTTGATCTCTCTCATCCCATCAAAGTCTTAAGCAAAATTTACAGAAAGTGCCAAAAGATCGTTCAGTGTTGATGGCATGTAGCATTGTATTCTTCCTCCCTGTATGTGTGCTGAGTGCTGCCGGATGATTGCCCAGAGGTTGGGAGGCTCTACTGTGAGAGGGGGAGAGCCATTGAATGAGAAATGGAGCCGACTTTGTCAAGCAACCTGTGAAAtggaatatttttctttaaattgtttcCACATTGCTTGGGCTTCCTGAACTGGAAGCGGGTGATGCCTGATTTTCCTAGCAAAACATAATtcagaaaaaatgtttttaagttTAATGAGTGATCGATcgcttgttttatatttttcttcactctTTTCCAATTGATGttggtaaaaaatttggaaGAAGCATCGTTGCCCACTTATTCTGACATGGGTTTTGTTCCCAGGTGTAAAGATGTTGCTGCAGTAGATATCAATATGGGATGCCCAAGGTCATTTTCTTTGAGTGGAGGCATGGGCGCTGCCCTACTGAGTAAACCAGAGCTCATTCATGATGTAAGCATCGCCTGATCTTTCCCTCTCTGATACTGAAGACATCACTGTTGTTTATCTACTTCTGATCATTAAAGAATGACAGAAAAACTCCCCAGGTGCCAGAACTTGGCACAGGAGAcacataagtgccaaaacttccaaaaggtacactttaagtgccaaaattggagaagaaaggAGCATTTAAGTGCCAATGGAGAGAATTTCCGATCAAACAGCTGACGTAGCTTTTTTTCAGTGAGAATTTTATGATGTggcatttctttaaaataaaattatccatgtAGACTGGCAAACAACATCGCGCCATCCATGTAGACTACGTAAGATAAcgctaaacgacgtcgttttggtgtgGTTCgctaaatgacgtcgtttagtAGTTTGACTTGATAATCAAGCACAATCCATAGCTGGCCGTTCCTTCTCATGCTCACCCTTCATGCTCGGTTGCCATCCTTGCTGAGGCTCCGTCACCGCTCGCTGTTCACTCGTGGTCACAGCTCGCCATTGTGACTTGCTGTTTGCCATCGTCGAGAGGAATTCGAGCCATTGCTGAAGGTCCTACTCTCTATTTCCAAGATTTAGCGGTATAATTTGGGGGCAAACCGAAATTAGGGCTCGAGGGCCTTCAATTGGGGATTTTGgctgatttagggtttttaatttgGGGAAATGTGGAGGATGATGTCATATTAAACAAGGATTGCTGAGTAGCCATTCCAGTGAGCcacaattttattaataaaacaaTGCCACATCAGATTTCTGACAAACCTCAATGCCGGAGTTGGCACTTAgatgttcaaatttcaaaaaaaaaaaaaaaaaaaaaaagtggcatttaagtctaccttttgaaagttttggcacttatgtgTCCCCCGTGTCAAGTTGTGGCACTTGAGATGTTCTTTACTTGCTAAAGAATATAGTACATTTTATAACTTTCTCATGTGCATTTCAGATTTTGACTACCTTGAAGAGGAATATGGACACACCAGTTACATGTAAGATTCGACTTCTCAAGCATTCTCACGATACGGTAGAACTAGCAAGGAGAATTGAAAAAACTGGTGTCTCTGCGCTTGCTGTTCATGGAAGgtaatgataaataaaaacggCTTTAATGATTATTCTGCTATTGGATTTGGCACCCATCTTTATTAACCTATGAAAGGGTAAGATAACCGCATTGAAAACATGTAAACTTGAGATCATTATTTGAGTACTatagttttaaatttcattGACTTAAGTAGTATCAACTATTGAATTTGACTCAATTAAGTACCTACAAGATAGGTAATGGGAATGCTCCTGAGAGGTTGTTGACCTTCACAATTCTTAATCTTGTTTGAGAAATCAAGAATAGTTATGATGTTGGATGTAATTAGTTAATATCATGCAAACCTgaaaaaacaatgaaaagtACTCTAATAGGTATGCCTCTTCCACAGATTCTGTAATATCTCCTGGAAACTTATTAATTAAGGAAGACAAAAGGTTTTTTCTACTCtgttattgcattttttttttttttttgttaccatGTTATGATTATCACCTAAATCCTGGAAAAAGTTTAGATATGTAGCTATTGCAACAAATTAGATTTGCACTTCTAAAGTATGATTCTCTTATGGATCCCCTGGTTGTTCCAATCACTTTGTCCAGAAATGACAAATCCCCCAACTCTTTTACCGGTACATTGTGttgcaactctctctctctctctctctctctctctctctctctctctctctcactgtcCAATATGTTCAACCATGGCTCCTATGACATTCATGTTACCTACCCTCTGCCCTCACGGTTACCCTCTGATTTAATTTGGCTTGGTAAGACACTATTGGGGTTTCATAAatgtaaaattaacaaaaatacaacaaagatgatatattttatacatgattctccgaaggcgttgttcatgtgttttaatcaaaaatctgaattaaaaaaaaaaaaaagttaaacgaaatacctctcgaagtgCACTTTAAACGAATTGGTTTGGATGTTCTTCAGTTCGAAATCCACAAACGTTAAACTTGTAGCTCAGACACACTAACAATGGACGTCGAAtgaaagagagaactttcggataatTACCACTGTGATCGTGTTAGTAATCTTGTGAAGACAATCCTccgtatccttgatgtttttAGCCATGGCTTGAATGAGAGAGAATCCCTCTTCTTTCTCGTGTCTCGAAGACACAAAAacacatgctttttttttcttttgacaaccCTTTTTATGTCCTCAATTATacagcatttaaaaaaaaaaaaatttctttaatcggcaaccgttgctgatcgttgatcgtgcatgagcggttgcttcATGCACGATGCTTCAtgcacgatcgtgcatgagaaaAAAATGTGCTTTTGTGTCTTCGAGACGCGAGAAAGAAGAGGGATTCTCTCATTCAGGCCGGGTTAAAAACATCAAGGATACAGAGGATTGTCTCCacgagattgctagcacgattATAATGGTGATTATCCGaaaattcttttttccattCGACATTCATTATTGGTGTGTCTGAATTAGAGGTCCAAAGTTTGTGGGGCTCGAACTAAAGAACATCCGAACCAAATTCGtttaaagcgcgcttcgagaggtaattcgtttaactcattttcttttttcttttctttttatattcagattttttattaaaacgcacgaacaacgccttcgAAAAATCTtgtataaaatcatttttttttccactgtatttttgttaattttacctatacatgattcatgaaaccccaacagtgGTAAGTAGATAATTGTTTTGGTTAGTCTGATTGCACTTGATTGTGTAATTACGCAATTAAAGACAAGTTGCATTTCTGAGTGCTGATATGCAAAGTTAGGACAAAAGGTTGAATTTTGCTTTGAGAAATGCATTATGTCATTTGAAGTCAAATTAGAGCATATAAGACTACAATTTTCTAGTCAAAAGGTCTGTTTGCTAGGGCAAGTGTTACTGGGGTGTGAAGTGGGCAGCATATTCTCCTTCAAAAAGTTTCCCCAACACTATTATGCAAATGTGAATGGGTAACATACATAGATTGATAGCTAATGATTTTTATTGGGAGCTTCAACAttcttgatgttttttttttcaagaatcgTGTGACGAGAATTGATAGTGCTAACGAGATTAGAAGTACTTGTATGTGAACtctattacataaaagtttTTTGTGTGCATGTCAGTGAACGTTAGGTAGGGACTATAAGATCAGAAAATTAATATTGGGACAATGGGACCATTTGAGATATCAGTATGAGGATAACTGTAGATAGTAAGCTTTCTAAGACTTATTCTGATCGTGAATATGTAAACTATAATTTCTCTTGAGGCAGATTTGGAAGGCTAAGGTTCCTACAAACATGACTTACTTTGCTTGGACAGCTTTCTTCGGTGAGATTTTGACTAAAGGAAACTTTAAGATCTATAGTGTTATTATAGTGTATTGATGCTGTATGTGAAATGCAACTCTGCAACGATGTGTGATCTTTGGCGATGTGGTCCCTTGATGATTGTCTATCGTTGGTTATAgcagtttttctattttcaaaactAAGTCTGAAATTCTGAAGGTAGAAGATTTTGGATGTCTGGCCCTTTTTGCTCCATGTAGAACAGTTGGTCCCCTCTGCTGTGGTTAAGTTGCAAATTGCCACtaatcatttcaatttcttttgactAATACCTCAAATTTCAACTAAGCTCAAGCTTTACCTCAAAATGCCAGAAGTATACAATTCCTATGTACAGAGTGTattctttttaataagaaaatgatatcttatttgtttctcccaaaagaaaaaaaaaaaaaaaaaaaaaagagatgaccAGCACAAGTTGATAAGAAAAGGAGACTGCAAAAATGGGCCTCATAAATTTCATCGAAATTAAAATGAATCTACCATATTAGTTAAATGATGTGCCCGCGCAACAAACAAAAGTCAGAGTGATAATTGCAAGATTTGAGcaaagggtgaaatgctactaATTAATAGCTGAGGGGAGTGTCTGCGTATAATGGTGTTTGGGGGTGCAGTGGGATCAAGGGTTTCAAAAAGTATAGCAATTTGAAGATGGAGCAGACAATTGATGCACTTTGGTTGGAATTAGGTTAGTTTTTGGCCTAGCCTTGACATTGTAGACGCTTGGCATGACACAGAGCTCAGTTGGGTGTCATTTCACcccaaaaaacttcaaaaaattcaaataacaGGGCAGAAGGCCTCGACCTTTTTCACCTTGGTGGAGATGTCTGTTGCAGAGTGTGCAACAGTGGTAGATGGTCGCACAACCCTGTGTGGGTGCCACAGAGGGCTGCAAGACCCTTTTCCATTGCTTGCAACTGGTTGCATTcgtcttgattttttatttttattttttagttttatattaGGGTTgagtgtttttttcttttatattaggGTTGAGATGGGCCCATTTAGACGCCATGTGATTGCCACTTGTCCTTCATGTCAGCATTTTTGGCTGGGATATTGGTCGGATTCCATTCATCAATGACAAAAAGTCGCAAGTTCAATTATTGGGTGACTGAAATGAAAGTCCAGTGGCCCGACAAATACAACTTAATTTGAGTGACACCTGTGGAACTTACAAGAGCAAACGGTCATACAATGAATTGATATATGGTATGCAGATCACATTGGCGTTGCGAGTTTTGAGAAAGAAGGCAAGAAGGCACATATAAGGGTTGTTTCTGTACGAATCCTCATTGAAAGATGTGCTGACTTCCGCACTTCCAACAGATAGTTTGTATGATTGATTTTATGATATCAACTGCCCACCAAAGAAGCAAATTATGAGACGCGAACTATTTACTGCATACTAagcaaataatttttggaattttgtgCCACCGATCTAATGCACTATGATCATTGTTAATGCTATTTATGTGATGTTTtgtattttattattcaatGAGAAATTGCAGAAGAGTACCAGATCGACCTAGAGATCCTGCTAAATGGGATGAGATTGCTGATGTTGTTGCAGCCCTATCTATTCCAGTTATAGCAAATGGTGATGTCTTTGAGTATGATGATTTCCAGCGTATCAAAGTTGCAACAGGTAAATGCAACGCATTCAATGACTTGAAAGATTTAACATTGctgaaaaaattttcatttgtgtACTTGATTGTCTGCTACCTTCTTTATCAACCATCATGTCATGTGTGATACGCATGCTGAATTCGTTGTTGTGTACCTGCACCAAAATAAGACTAAATTTTCTTATGAAGATTCGAGATTCTTTGTGTGAGGATAGGTAGGCAATTTCAACTATATGGGGCCTTCTGAAGTCACCTGCCATTAAGATGTTCTCCTGACCTAGATAAAGGAAGTTTATGTCTTATTTTGACAGCCATTTGAGTCTGTGACCTATCCTAATGCCTCAGAGCCTTaccattttgccaaaaaaagtGAAAGCTACTTCTGCAGTGAGCCGCTGAAATCCATAAGAATTTTGAGGCTTCTATGATCATAGGCAATTCTAGAATTTTTAAACCAAGCAATATGAGTCTAGAATAGTGTGGTAAGAAATTGAGCAGCGTCACTGGAGCTCCAAATGCATTGCTCCATGGTTCGATTAGAGAATTTAGAGGTGGATGAGGACATTTTCTGAAAGGAAGGAATTATGAGTGAGTTGGTTACTTGGTAGGTGGTGGGTGAAgctggtggagagagagagagagagccagcTAGTTTTTTAGTGATGATAGAAACTTATAAATGACTAGCATATGCCTGGTTGGAAGAAAACATGGTCAGCCGGAGAATATTTCACCTGTTTCATATGTTTCAATTTCGAT
This region of Eucalyptus grandis isolate ANBG69807.140 chromosome 8, ASM1654582v1, whole genome shotgun sequence genomic DNA includes:
- the LOC104414087 gene encoding tRNA-dihydrouridine(20) synthase [NAD(P)+]-like: MEYENKHVLAPMVRVGTLPLRLLAAQYGADITYGEEIIDHKFLKCERRINECIGSTDFVEKGTENVVFRTCKQERDRVVFQMGTSDAMRALRAAEIVCKDVAAVDINMGCPRSFSLSGGMGAALLSKPELIHDILTTLKRNMDTPVTCKIRLLKHSHDTVELARRIEKTGVSALAVHGRRVPDRPRDPAKWDEIADVVAALSIPVIANGDVFEYDDFQRIKVATGASSVMVARGALWNASIFSPEGKVPWEDVKREYIRKSILWDNDVKSTKHTLKEMIMHYSCLELPEGKAVIKSDTLADLAQLYGEEEYYQHVNKTRFQVEVD